A window of the Budorcas taxicolor isolate Tak-1 chromosome 8, Takin1.1, whole genome shotgun sequence genome harbors these coding sequences:
- the LOC128052640 gene encoding interferon beta-2-like: MTYRCLLQMVVLLCLSTTALCRCYSLLRFQQERSLEVCQNLLWQLPATPQHCLEFRMDFQMPEEMKQAQQFQKEDAVLVMYEMLQHIFNILTRDFSSTGWSDTIIEHLLEELYGQMNRLEPIQKEIMQKQTSTMGDTTILRLKKYYFTLGQYLNSKEHNRCAWAVVQVQLLRNFSFLKSLTGSLRD, encoded by the coding sequence ATGACCTACCGGTGCCTCCTCCAGATGGTTGTCCTGCTGTGTCTCTCCACCACAGCTCTTTGCAGGTGCTACAGCTTGCTTCGATTCCAACAAGAGCGGAGCCTTGAGGTGTGTCAGAACCTCCTGTGGCAGTTACCTGCAACTCCTCAACATTGCCTCGAGTTCAGGATGGACTTCCAGATGCCTGAGGAGATGAAGCAAGCACAGCAGTTCCAGAAGGAAGATGCCGTATTGGTCATGTATGAGATGCTCCAGCACATCTTCAATATTCTCaccagagacttctccagcactggCTGGTCTGACACCATCATTGAGCACCTCCTTGAGGAACTCTATGGGCAGATGAATCGTCTGGAGCCAATCCAGAAGGAAATAATGCAGAAGCAAACCTCCACTATGGGAGACACGACCATTCTTCGCCTGAAGAAATATTACTTCACCCTCGGGCAGTACCTCAATTCCAAGGAGCACAACAGGTGTGCCTGGGCAGTCGTGCAAGTGCAATTGCTCAGGaacttttctttcctgaagaGCCTAACAGGTTCCCTCCGGGACTGA